In Arachis stenosperma cultivar V10309 chromosome 1, arast.V10309.gnm1.PFL2, whole genome shotgun sequence, one DNA window encodes the following:
- the LOC130965649 gene encoding pentatricopeptide repeat-containing protein At2g15690, mitochondrial-like — protein MIDQNRQNALFDATTLNVNLIELCEEGKLAETLELMGQGSVADYGVFLAMLNLCKGTRSLEYGKLVHEFLRRSRFRGEVELNNRLIGMYEKCGNMNIALKVFDRMPERNMSSWHLMIIGYTENRAGDDALLVFQEMKEAGIRPESEIFALVLAACVREEAVEEDYCTLNQ, from the coding sequence ATGATCGACCAGAACCGCCAAAACGCGCTGTTTGATGCAACCACCCTGAACGTTAATTTGATTGAGTTGTGCGAAGAGGGTAAGCTTGCTGAAACTTTGGAACTCATGGGTCAAGGTTCTGTTGCTGATTATGGTGTTTTTCTCGCCATGTTGAATTTGTGCAAGGGTACGAGGTCGCTTGAGTATGGGAAATTGGTTCATGAGTTCTTGAGAAGATCGAGGTTTCGAGGGGAGGTTGAATTGAACAATAGGTTGATTGGAATGTATGAAAAATGTGGTAACATGAATATTGCACTCAAGGTGTTTGATCGAATGCCAGAGAGAAACATGAGTTCTTGGCACTTGATGATCATTGGATACACTGAAAATAGAGCTGGTGATGATGCTTTGTTGGTTTTTCAGGAGATGAAGGAGGCAGGGATACGGCCTGAGAGTGAAATTTTTGCATTGGTTTTGGCTGCGTGTGTAAGGGAAGAAGCTGTAGAGGAAGATTATTGCACTTTGAATCAATGA